The proteins below are encoded in one region of Serratia symbiotica:
- a CDS encoding ABC transporter ATP-binding protein — MSTISVSNIGKAFKQYPNRWARLIEWFYPGNIVKHQLKWVLQDINFTVNPGEAVGIIGINGAGKSTLLKMITGTSQPTKGNVHISGRVAALLELGMGFHPDFTGRQNVYMAGQLMGLHADDISKLMPKIEAFAEIGDYLDSPVRLYSSGMQMRLAFSVATSIRPDVLIVDEALSVGDDYFQHKSFERIRDFRRQGTTLLIVSHDKQAIQSMCDRAILLNAGRIEMEGEPEAVMDYYNALLAAKQNQKVEQKITPEGKIQTISGTGEAEVFEISLLDKNNKPVEIVNVGQAVTLHIEVKVNEDIPRLVLGYGIKDRLGQVLYGTNTDLKNSVVDNVKAGTILVYDFSFDVNLGSGSYSIQTALVSTDTHLVNNYEWRDLALLFNVVNIDKANFVGLTWLDPKVGVYTK; from the coding sequence ATGAGCACTATCAGCGTAAGTAATATAGGTAAAGCGTTTAAGCAATACCCTAATCGTTGGGCACGCCTTATTGAATGGTTTTATCCCGGGAATATCGTCAAGCATCAGTTGAAATGGGTGTTGCAAGATATCAATTTCACCGTTAATCCGGGTGAGGCCGTTGGGATCATTGGCATCAACGGGGCTGGTAAGAGTACGTTGTTGAAAATGATCACTGGCACCAGCCAGCCGACGAAAGGGAATGTCCATATTTCAGGGCGTGTAGCCGCGCTGTTGGAGTTAGGAATGGGGTTTCATCCCGACTTTACTGGTCGCCAGAATGTCTACATGGCGGGTCAACTGATGGGGTTACATGCTGATGATATCAGCAAATTAATGCCGAAAATTGAGGCATTCGCTGAGATTGGCGATTATCTTGACAGTCCTGTACGACTCTATTCCAGTGGTATGCAGATGCGCCTGGCGTTTAGTGTGGCGACCTCAATCAGGCCTGATGTACTGATAGTGGATGAAGCATTGTCCGTTGGTGATGATTACTTTCAACATAAAAGCTTTGAGAGAATCCGCGATTTCCGACGGCAAGGTACCACTCTGTTAATTGTGTCTCATGATAAGCAGGCGATTCAGAGTATGTGCGACAGGGCTATTTTGCTCAATGCTGGCCGTATTGAAATGGAAGGCGAACCTGAGGCAGTAATGGATTACTACAATGCTTTACTTGCGGCAAAACAGAACCAGAAGGTAGAGCAAAAAATCACCCCTGAGGGAAAAATACAGACTATCTCGGGTACCGGTGAGGCGGAGGTTTTTGAGATTAGTTTATTAGATAAAAACAATAAACCGGTAGAAATAGTCAATGTTGGTCAGGCTGTAACTTTACATATTGAAGTCAAGGTTAATGAAGATATTCCTCGTTTAGTTTTGGGATATGGAATTAAGGATCGCTTGGGGCAGGTGCTGTATGGTACCAATACTGATCTCAAAAATAGTGTCGTCGATAATGTAAAGGCTGGAACAATATTGGTTTATGATTTCAGTTTCGATGTTAATCTTGGATCGGGAAGCTACTCTATACAGACCGCCCTTGTAAGTACTGATACTCATTTAGTCAATAATTATGAGTGGCGTGACTTAGCCTTACTTTTCAATGTCGTCAATATTGATAAAGCCAATTTTGTCGGACTGACCTGGTTAGACCCAAAAGTAGGAGTTTATACGAAATGA